The Polymorphobacter megasporae genome window below encodes:
- the queE gene encoding 7-carboxy-7-deazaguanine synthase: MTYAVKELYVTLQGEGAQTGRRAVFLRFAGCNLWTGREVDRAVAVCTFCDTDFVGIDGPGGGKFADAALLAGAVAAAWGVDPDHSLVICTGGEPLLQLDTALVDALHALGFAVGVETNGTQSPPPGLDWICVSPKADAPLVLTRGDELKLVYPQPLAQPGRFESLAFDHFFLQPMDGPDREANTSAAIAYCLDHPRWRLGLQTHKILGLA, translated from the coding sequence ATGACCTACGCGGTCAAGGAACTCTACGTCACCCTCCAGGGCGAGGGCGCGCAGACCGGGCGGCGCGCGGTGTTCCTGCGCTTCGCCGGATGCAATTTGTGGACCGGGCGCGAGGTCGATCGCGCGGTCGCGGTCTGCACCTTCTGCGACACCGATTTCGTCGGCATCGACGGCCCCGGCGGGGGCAAGTTTGCCGATGCGGCCCTGCTCGCGGGCGCGGTTGCGGCGGCGTGGGGAGTTGACCCCGATCACAGCCTCGTCATCTGCACCGGCGGCGAACCGCTGCTCCAACTCGACACCGCGCTGGTTGACGCGCTCCATGCCCTCGGCTTCGCGGTCGGGGTCGAGACCAACGGCACGCAATCGCCGCCGCCGGGACTCGACTGGATCTGCGTCAGCCCCAAGGCTGATGCGCCGCTGGTCCTGACGCGCGGCGACGAACTCAAGCTGGTTTACCCCCAGCCGCTCGCCCAGCCCGGCCGCTTCGAGTCGCTGGCGTTCGACCATTTCTTCCTGCAGCCGATGGACGGCCCCGACCGCGAGGCGAACACCAGCGCCGCGATCGCCTATTGCCTCGACCACCCGCGCTGGCGGCTCGGGCTGCAGACGCACAAGATTCTGGGGCTGGCTTAA
- the queF gene encoding preQ(1) synthase: MIDPTELHALGHTSALPASPQAAVLDYPANPRPGVDYLVRFTVPEFTSLCPVTGQPDFAHIVIDYVPGETIVESKSLKLFLGSFRNHAAFHEDCTVGIAQRLVAEMAPKWLRIGGYWYPRGGIPIDVFWQTGVAPAGVWVPDQGVATYRGRG; this comes from the coding sequence ATGATCGATCCGACCGAACTTCACGCGCTTGGCCATACCAGCGCCCTGCCCGCCAGCCCGCAAGCCGCCGTGCTCGACTACCCGGCGAACCCGCGCCCGGGGGTCGATTACCTCGTCCGCTTCACCGTGCCCGAATTCACTTCATTGTGCCCGGTCACCGGCCAGCCCGACTTCGCCCACATCGTCATCGACTATGTCCCGGGCGAAACGATCGTCGAATCGAAATCGTTGAAGCTGTTCCTCGGGTCGTTCCGCAACCACGCCGCGTTCCACGAAGACTGCACCGTCGGCATCGCCCAGCGCCTCGTCGCCGAAATGGCCCCGAAGTGGCTCCGCATCGGCGGCTATTGGTACCCCCGCGGCGGCATCCCGATCGATGTTTTCTGGCAGACCGGCGTCGCGCCGGCGGGTGTATGGGTGCCCGACCAGGGCGTCGCGACATATCGCGGGCGGGGTTAA
- the sseA gene encoding 3-mercaptopyruvate sulfurtransferase, translating to MTPLVTTEWLAAELGANDLRIVDATIFLPETGRTARAEFETGHIPGAVFMDLDELVDTGNPVPNMLPSPEKFASRMQALGLGDGSRIVVYDNSPFHSSARAWWMLNLFGAHEVAILDGGFAKWQAEGRPTESGKPVVRHRHFTVWGDTKGVRTMQAMIDNLRTKAEQVVDARPAGRFAGTDPEPREGMRSGHIPGSRNLPSNDLFNADGTWKQGTALRAAFTDAGIDIDKPLVTTCGSGITAAVLSFGAALLGAKDVALYDGSWSEWGASPTAPVVTGAA from the coding sequence ATGACCCCGCTGGTGACGACCGAATGGCTGGCCGCCGAGCTTGGCGCGAACGATCTGCGGATCGTCGACGCGACGATCTTCCTGCCCGAGACGGGCCGGACCGCGCGCGCCGAGTTCGAGACCGGGCACATCCCGGGCGCGGTGTTCATGGATCTCGACGAGCTGGTCGACACCGGAAATCCGGTGCCGAACATGCTGCCATCGCCTGAGAAATTCGCCAGCCGGATGCAGGCGCTCGGTCTCGGCGACGGCAGCCGGATCGTCGTCTACGACAACTCGCCGTTCCATTCGTCGGCGCGGGCGTGGTGGATGCTCAACCTGTTCGGCGCGCACGAGGTCGCGATTCTCGATGGCGGTTTCGCCAAGTGGCAGGCCGAGGGACGTCCCACCGAGTCGGGCAAGCCCGTCGTCCGCCACCGCCACTTCACCGTCTGGGGCGACACCAAGGGCGTCCGCACGATGCAGGCGATGATCGACAATCTCCGGACCAAGGCCGAGCAGGTCGTCGACGCACGCCCGGCGGGCCGCTTCGCCGGCACCGACCCTGAGCCGCGCGAAGGTATGCGCAGCGGGCATATTCCCGGATCGCGCAACCTGCCGTCGAACGACCTGTTCAACGCCGACGGAACGTGGAAGCAAGGTACCGCGCTGCGCGCGGCGTTCACCGACGCCGGGATCGACATCGACAAGCCGCTGGTGACGACGTGCGGGTCGGGGATCACCGCGGCCGTGCTGAGCTTCGGCGCGGCGCTGCTCGGGGCGAAGGACGTGGCGCTGTACGACGGCTCGTGGTCCGAATGGGGCGCTTCGCCGACGGCGCCGGTGGTGACTGGAGCGGCGTGA
- the metC gene encoding cystathionine beta-lyase → MSDDELGPNTRLVHAGRRSEWTRGPGMAAGIVNPPVWHASTIVFDNLAALDEARRHPDAGLFYGRRGTPTQWALEEALTAQEPGAAGTKLYPSGVAAIAAALMTVVRTGDHVLMVDTAYEPSRAFADRLLKPLGITTSYYAPGADVAPLIQPNTKAILLESPGSLSFEVQDVPAIVAAAKERGVATILDNTWATPLLFPAIGHGIDFTVQALTKYTGGHSDLMMGSVTTTKRWFGKLKTQSYLLGYCVGPDDAFLALRGLRTLGLRLERQGASALTVAKWLETHPAVARVMHPALPDDPGNALFVRDFKGASGLFGFVLKRGERRHTAALIDDLAHFGIGFSWGGYESLILPVELDGIRTATTTDSGGQIIRLSIGLEDPADLIADLAAGLDRYEAQF, encoded by the coding sequence GTGAGCGACGACGAGCTCGGTCCGAATACCCGGCTCGTCCACGCCGGGCGGCGGAGCGAATGGACGCGCGGTCCCGGCATGGCGGCGGGGATCGTCAATCCGCCGGTGTGGCACGCGTCGACGATCGTGTTCGACAATCTCGCCGCGCTCGACGAGGCGCGGCGGCATCCCGATGCGGGACTGTTCTACGGGCGGCGCGGAACGCCGACGCAATGGGCGCTCGAGGAGGCGCTGACCGCGCAGGAGCCCGGCGCGGCGGGGACCAAGCTGTATCCGTCGGGGGTCGCGGCGATCGCGGCGGCGTTGATGACGGTGGTCCGGACCGGCGACCATGTCCTGATGGTCGACACCGCGTACGAGCCGAGCCGCGCCTTCGCCGATCGCCTGCTCAAGCCGCTCGGGATCACGACGAGCTATTACGCGCCCGGCGCCGACGTCGCGCCGCTGATCCAGCCGAACACCAAGGCGATCCTGCTCGAGAGCCCGGGGTCGCTGAGCTTCGAGGTCCAGGACGTTCCCGCGATCGTCGCCGCCGCTAAGGAACGCGGGGTCGCGACGATCCTCGACAATACCTGGGCGACGCCGTTGCTGTTCCCGGCGATCGGCCACGGCATCGACTTCACGGTGCAGGCGCTGACCAAATATACCGGCGGGCACAGCGACCTGATGATGGGGTCGGTCACGACGACGAAGCGCTGGTTCGGCAAATTGAAGACGCAGTCGTATCTGCTCGGCTATTGCGTCGGGCCCGACGACGCCTTTCTCGCGCTGCGCGGCTTGCGGACATTGGGGCTGCGGCTCGAACGGCAGGGGGCTAGCGCGCTGACCGTCGCCAAATGGCTCGAAACCCACCCGGCGGTGGCGCGGGTGATGCATCCGGCGCTGCCCGATGACCCCGGCAACGCGCTGTTCGTCCGCGACTTCAAGGGCGCGTCGGGGCTGTTCGGCTTCGTCCTCAAGCGCGGCGAACGGCGGCATACGGCGGCGCTGATCGACGACCTTGCGCATTTCGGCATCGGGTTCTCATGGGGCGGGTATGAGAGCCTGATTTTGCCGGTCGAGCTCGACGGCATCCGGACCGCGACGACGACTGATTCAGGGGGGCAGATCATCCGCCTGAGTATCGGGCTCGAGGACCCCGCCGACCTGATCGCCGACCTCGCCGCGGGGCTCGACCGCTACGAGGCACAATTCTGA
- a CDS encoding efflux RND transporter periplasmic adaptor subunit, which produces MRSILILASVLALASCGKKDDGAGAPPPGAPGGPAPEVTVAHPMVKPIVDWDDYTGRFEAVDSVDVRPRVSGYLQSINFRDGQFAKKGQLLMVIDPRPFQAILEQAKADEARYVAAAAVAQTAFNREKELLDLKAVSQEEYDNSQAALRQAVAQLGSAKANTRAKALDVEFTRVTAPAAGRLSDRKVSAGNYVTSGTTVLTTIVSLNPIHFLFTGSEAVYLKYQRANRAGTRPSSRVAANPVDIRLGDETEYRWHGRMDFVDNALDLGSGTIRGRAVVSNPDGLLTPGMFGHMRLLGSGAYSGMLIPEDAIVTDQTRKAVLVVGADGKAAQRVVVLGPIIDGLRVVRSGLNATDNVVIAGVQRAHPGTPVKIKEGKIVPPDPGSGPAVPTFIEPPSTSATSASSVR; this is translated from the coding sequence ATGCGATCGATTCTGATTCTTGCCAGCGTCCTGGCCCTCGCCAGCTGCGGCAAGAAGGATGACGGGGCCGGTGCCCCCCCGCCGGGAGCCCCTGGCGGACCCGCTCCCGAGGTCACCGTTGCGCACCCGATGGTCAAGCCGATCGTCGACTGGGACGATTACACCGGACGCTTCGAGGCGGTCGACAGCGTCGACGTCCGGCCGCGCGTCTCGGGCTATCTCCAGTCGATCAACTTTCGCGATGGCCAGTTCGCGAAAAAGGGCCAGCTCCTGATGGTCATCGACCCGCGCCCGTTCCAAGCGATCCTCGAGCAGGCGAAGGCCGACGAGGCGCGCTACGTCGCCGCTGCCGCCGTCGCGCAGACCGCATTCAATCGCGAAAAGGAACTGCTCGACCTCAAGGCGGTCAGCCAGGAAGAGTATGACAACTCACAAGCGGCGCTGCGGCAGGCGGTAGCGCAGCTTGGTTCGGCGAAGGCAAACACCCGTGCCAAGGCGCTCGATGTCGAATTCACCCGCGTCACCGCTCCGGCGGCTGGCCGGCTGTCGGACCGCAAGGTCAGCGCCGGCAATTACGTCACCAGCGGAACGACAGTGCTGACGACGATCGTGTCGCTCAACCCGATCCATTTTCTCTTCACCGGCTCGGAGGCGGTTTACCTCAAGTATCAGCGGGCGAACCGCGCCGGCACCCGTCCGTCGTCACGCGTCGCGGCGAACCCGGTCGACATCCGGCTCGGCGACGAGACCGAATATCGCTGGCACGGCCGGATGGATTTCGTCGACAATGCGCTCGACCTCGGGTCGGGGACGATCCGCGGGCGCGCGGTGGTGAGCAATCCCGACGGGCTGCTGACGCCGGGGATGTTCGGTCACATGCGACTGCTCGGTTCGGGCGCCTACTCAGGAATGCTGATCCCCGAAGACGCGATCGTCACCGACCAGACGCGCAAGGCGGTGCTCGTCGTCGGAGCCGACGGCAAGGCGGCGCAGCGCGTCGTCGTGCTCGGTCCGATCATCGACGGACTGCGGGTCGTCCGCTCGGGACTCAACGCGACCGACAATGTCGTCATTGCCGGGGTCCAGCGCGCGCATCCGGGAACGCCGGTGAAGATCAAGGAAGGCAAGATCGTGCCCCCCGATCCCGGCTCGGGACCGGCAGTGCCGACCTTCATCGAGCCGCCCTCGACCTCGGCGACGTCGGCGAGTTCGGTCCGCTAA